From the genome of Balneolaceae bacterium:
AGTTTTCGAGTTCCCCGGCCCTCTCAAAGTGCGCAATTTGGAACTCCGAATGCGTGTAATGATTGTCACACGGATCAATCAGCAGAATGGGCGAGCGAGGCTGTTGAGGAGTGGTACGGTGCAGACGATTCTACTCATTTTACAGATATTCTATTGAAAGCTGATAATCCCGGTTCGGAAACCATCCGTGCCCGAACACAGCTCAGCGATTTGATAGCCGATTCCTCTAAACCGGATATGATTCGGGCAACGGCACTCTGGTATGCCGGTCATTTTCCATCTATGGGAACAACGGATTTGATTCGGGAGTCCCTGGAATCTGAATCACCACTCATAAGAAATAGTGCCGCAAAAGCCGTTCAAAATCTTCCTTCGGAGATGAGAACACTGGTGCTTAGAAAATCTCTGACAGATTCGGTGAAAGCAGTACGGATGTCAGCCATGCAAAATCTTGTTTCATATACTGCAGATGATTTTGGAAATGCATACAAAACTGATTTCCGCAACGCGCTTCAAGAATACAAAGAAACCCTGGAAGTGAATCGCTATTTCCCTCAGGGTGAGATGAACCGGGGTCAATTTTATGAGCAGCAGGGAGACACCGAAAAAGCGATTGAAGCGTATAAATCTGCTCTTGAGCGAGATGCCGAGTTCAATCCGGCGCGAATAAATCTTGCCTATCTCTATAATGGCCAGGGTCGAAATGACGAAGCGGAACGGCTCCTGAGAAAAGTGATTGAACAGGAACCGGAATTTGGCCAGGCTTACTATTCTCTTGCTCTGTTATTGGCCGAAGAGGAGCGGCTGGAAGAGGCGATTCCCTATTTTGAGGAGGCTTCTGAACTGAATCCACAACAGGCTCGAATTTTTTATAACCTGGCAATTGCAAATCAAACAATAGGACGTTCCGAGGAAGCGGAAACAGCCTACCTGGATGCCATCGAGCTGGAACCTGAAAACACCGATTACCGCTACGGCCTGCTGACTCTCTACATGCAGCAGGAAGAGTATGAAAAAGCTCTCGAGCAGGCGCACCGACTGCAGGAGTTGAATCCAAATAATGCCCGGATAGGACAGATTATTCAGTCAATTGAGAGGGAGATGTAATTTGAGCCAGGGTGTCTAATGTTTAAAAGTCTAAGGTTTAAGGTTCTTTTAGAAGGGTTCAGATACAGATGACCCAACCCGGTAGATGCGATTTACAAATGACGAATGAAGTCGAGGGGCAGTAATGAAGCATGATGATAAAGCCTTTGCTTTTAATCACGAGATTTCCTGTCCTCAATTATTTTTTTTGAGATGGATCTGTTCGGAATATTAGAGAGAAGGAGAAAATTATCGTTGGTCAATCCGTCTAAAAGATTCTATTAAAGCGGGGTATCGTCCCTGCCGGGACTTTTGATGGATTTGCGATGACATTTAACCCCGGTTGAAACCGAGGCCTACTACCTGTCGTCCCGCATGGCGGGACTTGGGCGGGAAGATGAATTCATATTTGTTTCTGAAATTTCGGCTATTAAGTTTCTTTCATTCAACATGTCATTCCAAAGAATAGATAGTCAGGTAGATTTATAAGTGCATACTCAAGCAAAATCTCAAATCCGCGTTTGCGGATGAAAGACAGTAGGCCCCAACTTCAGTTGGGGTTAAAAGCGATGCACTTATTGAAAAAAGTCCCGTCAGGGACGACACCCAGTCCCACGGGAAACTAAAATGGATACGGTTCACATTGATTCATCCCCACACATATTTCTCATCCCAGGAAACACCGTATTTCTCCAAAAACATTCTGTATTCCTCTTTAAATGTCATCTTTTCGTGATGTTTTTTCTGATTCTTGATATAGTCTTTCAGCCGATTTACTCCCGAACGGCCAATACTAAATGCCCCATAGCCCGACTGCCAATTGAATTGCCGCCGCTCCGGGTAAAAACAATCATTGATCCATTTGGATGAATTTCCTTTGATTGTCTGGATCGTCTTGGCCACGGATATAGTTGGTGACAGGGAGACCAACACATGCAGATGGTCAGCCATCCCCCCGACAGCAAGTACCGGATATCCCTTTTCGCGTCCGATACCTGTGATGTATTTATACAATCGCTGTTCAAATTCAGGTTGTATGAGCGGATAATGATGTTTAGTGCTGAAGATGTAATGGATATAGAGTTGAGTATAGGTGTTTGCCATGATGAATCGGTTTGAATTTTGTTAGTTGATTGTTACTTGTATGAACCGATTGGATGGCATTCCTTACAAAATTTATACATATAAAATTGTGGGAGCCAGTAGTGATATGGTAAATGATAGATAGATTATAGAGTAGGGTATCGTCCCTGACGGGACTTTTTTACTGGATGCCCCGGCACATACCCCCGGTTGAAACCGAGGGCTACTGCCTGTCGTCCCGCATGGCGGGACTTGCGTTTAAGTGGATACATGTTTGTTTCTTACTCGTTCCGAAGGTTCCTGATCTTCAAAACTTGTTGAGCTGCTACTTAGCCTTCGTCTTATCAATGGTTCAAACGCTACATACATTTTACCACAAGCTTCCAAGGACAATGTTCGTAAGGAAATAACTGACAGTCAGGGAAGTTGATTGATAAGTACTGATTCAAGCAAAATCCCTAAATCCCGCCTTGCGGGATGAAAGCAAGTAGGCCCCAACTTCCGCAAAGCGATCCCTCCGGGGCAGTTGGGGTTTGATGCGATATCAACGTCATCAGAGTCCCGTCAGGGACGGTACTTCCTGCTTGAATCTAAAATCAATACAGCACCCGCAACCTGCATCCATCCAAAAATCCTGCATCCTGTAGCTTTAAACAATTAATTTGAGTACGAATGAGGATTCTCTGTCTCTCTTTTAATGAATAAGTATTGAAGTGTATGTGGTAAGGTCTCAAAGGGTTTATTTCGAATCCTGAGAAATCTACAGATTCGAAGCTTCAAATCCGTAGCTGGAAATCTGTCATAGTAGTAACCCATGTTTGACAGACAGTTTGAGTCCCGGTCATGGAGATTGCCCGGGATTTTTAATCGACTTTTCTCTTTACAATTTTTTACGTATTTAAAAGTGGAGTTACGAACAATTGATAGGATTGTATGAGCTCAATGCTACCATCTGACATTTGGGATCAATTTGTATCTGGTGATCATGACTGCTTTTGCAGGCTGTTCAAAGGATACTATGAGGGACTCTATGGGTACGGATTGAAGTTGTGCAAGGACCCTGAATTAGTAAAAGATGCCATTCAAAATCTTTTTATTACTATTTGGGAAAGACGCGATGAATTAACTCACATCACATCGCCAAATGTGTATCTGTATGTTTCTCTGCGGAGAAATATTTTAAGATCCAAGAAACGAAATGCTCGATTTAAAGATATCTCAGAGCACGCCAATCATGAATTTGATATTTATTTTGGAGTTGAAGAGCTGATCATGAAAAATGAATCAAGAGATGAACAAAAAGAAAATCTTCAAGAAGCCTTACAATCAGCTTGTCCAATAAACAGAAAGAAGTTCTCTACCTGCACTACTACAATGGAATGAGTTACGGCGAAATCGAAGAGATTCTTTCTATCAATCGACAATCCGTACGAAACCACATGTATCGCGCCATGGAAACACTACGGACAGTTTTGGATATTGATGTGATGCGGTTGGTTATCACTATTTTAATTGCCGTTCTGTTTTTGTAAAAGGTTTCTTTTCTCTCATGGCCCACCCTCCGGCCCTGCGATCCGAGCGCTAATGGGCAAGAGGAATTGCACGTTTGAGCAATCTCCCGGAGGGGTGCAAACTCAGTAGCCCCGGATCAGGCACAGGAGCTCGCTCTGATTTGAAGCCGATGGGAAGAAGCCTCATTTACAGATGCCGACGATGGCCGATTCAGTTGACAATGACGAACGTAGTCGAGGGCAGAGGAAATGTAACGTTGAGCGGGTTCTTCTCGGTTTTTCACGAGGAGTCCCTCGGTTCCACCTCGAGAAAACTCTGGCTTCATACCGGTGACAGTTCTCCAAAATACGCCATATAAAAGTATAAACGACCTTATCGAGTTCTGCCTTTCTACTTTTGTACCGGCAAAAGTATCCAAAACCTCCCGGCTGTGATGGCTTACGGGCATGGGGTGCCCGCACGGGTACACTCTGCGAATGCTCACAAGGTGAGCGCGCAGAGCGATTTCACCCGTGCTGTGTTGCAAACCATGCCACTCCTCCACCCATCAAGGCCGTATGTAATGGACCTATCATCGATAATCAGGGATAGTCGGAATAACGAGTTCCGACGGTTCGGGATTCGTCCCCTTTTTTCGCAGTAAAAAAGGGACTATCTAAAAACGGAATTTAGATCATGTCATCTTTAAAATGGTGTTTTCCCGCTTTATTGATTGCAAAATTGAGATGCAACCAATGACAGCTTGTAAAAAGGGTGTTTTTGAGTCGTTTTTGAGGGTCGAATCGAATTAAAAATAAGCTCATTGAAAGAGCGTAATCACATAGCCCCGGGCAGAGTGATTTTCAGGCGAAGCCTGAGAAGAACATCGCCCGGGGGTAATATGAAGCCAAAAAACAGAACCCCGAGGCAATGCATTTAGACAGGTCAGAGAACGCCGCCGAGGGGTTGCGGGGAAAAACCCTTTTGAAACAAAATCCCTGTCACTTTTCAAAATGGTGTTGCCCTGCTCAAATGCGTTATCTGGACTACGCTACCTCGCTACGTCAGCACTTCGGAGATCAAGCAGGCTCATCAATGACCAGAGGACCTTCGGACAGACAAAAATTGCATCCTGCTATCTGACATTTACTGTTGCTCTGTTTCCTGCACACCTGCATCCTGAACTATGATAGAAACAGAGGACTTACCCCATTTTTATGATGCAAATTCATTGCACGTGCTTGTTCTTTCGTCTTGATACAGAAACGAACGAAATAATCGAATGAGGCGTGTGGATACTTAGCGGCGGACAGGAGTTCAACCGTCAGAATGCTATGACGGTCCAATATCGAACCGTCAGATAACCTGATTATTCGCTACTCGCAGAGTATGCAAAGGATTCGTTTCATCGGTTCGGCAATAGTTGTGCGTTTACCGGCCAACTCTTCGAGGCGCTGCGTATTGCCAATTGCTTTCAGTCTCCACTTTGGGACTAGACAAATTTACTGATCGTATTCACTCTGATAGATTATAATGTGTCGAATTTGCGGCGGAACTTGGCTCTGATGAGGGAGTCTCGCTCCCATGCAGTGCCTTGACATGTTTGTGCTCTTTCCAACCCGTCTGAAGATGAGGCCTACTACCTATTGTTATAAAGGAACTTGCTTTGAGGGGTGGCTATGAACCTGACTGAAGGCGTGGGATATGGTTTCAGTCACCATGTCGATGGGCTTTATGATTAGAAGTTTGGTTTCGATTATTCAATATCTATTACTTCAAGGTCTTTCTGGCTAAAGAAGAATAAATCAAAACAGATGGATTCTCCGATGGCACTGCTTCGATTATTCATTCACATCAAGCTAGGTAAGCTTCGATGTGATTATTAAAGAGATCCTTCCGATTTATTGTCCTCCGGTAAAATACCAAGGACCACAGATCAGGTAAAATTCCAAATCCGCTCTTGGCGGATGAAAGACAGTACCCAACTTCAGTTGGGGTTTCGGACGTGCGGATGCCACTGCGTGAAGAGGTAGGGTTTGTGTTAACCAGAATGCTGTAAACCCAAGATTCTGGCCCAAAGAATCGATCAGATTCAGACGAACTGTCCAAGGCGGAATGAATTTATACGAATGATAAACGTCAGTCGAGGGGCATAGGAAGAATTAACGTTGACCGGGTTCTTCTCATTATTCACGATATCCCTCTCTGCGTTCGTTATCACTCACTTGATCGGGATGACAGGACGGGGTTATGATTTCGGCGGGCTTCATGTACTGATAATGAACCCGGTTTTGTCTTGCCCGCCTCAGGAAACGTTCAAATGTCTAAAGTTTTCTTTAAACCACAAACCTTAAACCATTTCGAATATTTCCTGAATTCAAAACCTAACTTCTGCTTCGTTACCTTCTCAGGAAATATTGAAATTAATTTGAGTACGCCAGCACTTCCCGCCACTCTCTTTAAGCAAATATAACATCAACAAGATATAATTCAGTGAAAGAAAAAGATTTCACAATCCAGGAATTAAAAGAAGATCCATCGTTTCGGCGAATGGTGAGGGGGATTGCATCTGCTGAAGAGGTTGAGAGCTGGAACCGGTGGATTGAATCAAGTGATGAAAATCGGCTAAAAGCGAAGAAAGCACTTTCTAAGATGGTCCGCTTTGAATTCAGGTCACCCGACATGCCAAATATTGAATGTGAGTGGAAACAGCTGCAAGAGGCGACGACCGGGAGTGGGAAAGTAAGAAAACCTCTGCCTCCAATCCGACGAGATAAAGACAGGTCGTTGAGATGGATATTTCGTGCTGTAGCAATCATTTTACTGGTGAGTTTTGTCGGCATAGGAACCTACCAGTTTAGCGAAGAAGATTCTTCTGTTCTCCAATTAGAACTGCTTACCGAAGAGAGAACAATTGAGACCGAACAAGGTGAACAAAAGACCTTACAATTTTCAAACGGCTCGAAAGTAATCCTGAACAGCCACTCCTCACTTACCTATCGGTTAGGCGGTTCAAAAAATTCGACCATCGAAATAACACTGGACGGAGAAGCGTGGTTTGATGCAGATCCAAACAGAGAGAGTGATCAGCCTGCATTTGCGGTTGCAACGCCTGACGGGATCATCAGGGATATCGGTACAAAATTTTTGGTGACGGTTGAGAATGGGCACTCTCGAGTGGTATTACAAGAGGGCCTGGTAGAAGTGGAGCCGGTCAATAATAATCAGGGAAATCTGTCTGGACAAAACGAAGGAAGGTTCCGGGTGCGTAAAGGAGAAATGGTGGAATTCAGGCGTTCAGACATTATTACGAGAAAAGAAATTAATCCAACTTTTTATTCCTCCTGGGCCACCGGGGTATTAGAGCTTGATCAAAGTGGAGTTCAGGAATTTGCAGAGTATGTAGAACAACGGTTTGATGTGGATGTGCAGATCAGGGATTTAAGTTTAAAGGATATTCAGTTAAATGGTACGGTGTACTTCAGATCTCTGGATGAATTGATGCGATCTGTATCTGAAGTGATTGGAATACCGGTTTACCGATCAGCGGACAGAGACATGGTTTATATCGGAAATTTGAAATGATTTTAACAAACGGGCAAAACGACAAACAATGGATGCTATCATGACTACAACAACTACAAATAAAACTCTGAGTATTGTCTTGCTGTTTCTTGCAGTTTTTCTGTTTGGATATGCTGGACAGGCTCAGACATTAGGTTCAGTTTACACACAGAATAGCAGTGGACAACTCTATATCGAAGAAGGAGCAACTTTGAAGAGCGCTTTGGAAAAAGTGGAGGAGCGTTACAATGTGGGATTATTATATCGCTCTAATATTGTGGAAGGTTTAACCGTAAGACAAGCTGAGAATCTTTCAATGAATGTTGAGGAAGCGCTATCATTCCTGCTGAATAAAACGGATTTGAGATTTAAAGCACTGAATCCGAAAACGTATGGGATTTATAAAATTGCTGTTATGATGCCAGAAGCAGTGGAAATGGAGATGCAGCAAAACGTTTAAGCGGAACTGTTACGGATGCGGAAACGGGTGAACCACTTCCCGGTGTGAATGTGATAGTAGCTGATTCTGAGGCAGGCTACTGGAACAATGATCGGTACAACTACAAATCTTGACGGGCAATATGAAATTCAGATACCGGATAATCAAAATACATTGACTATTTAGTTTTGTTGGTTATCAAAGTGAAGAGGTACAAATTGATGGTAGATCGACTGTTGATGTAGCTTTAGAAATCCAGACAGTTGCAGGTGAGGAAGCTGGTTCTAGTGGGGTATTCTCACAGTACAAGGAGAAAATATTTCTGGTTCTGTTTCCATTGTAGATGTAGAGCAAGTTAAATCTGGATCATCTGGACAAATCACTAAGGAACTACAGGGAAGAGTATCCGGAGTTGATGTCATTGCGACGGTCAGCCGGGTTCGGCTGAAGTTGGTATAAGGAGGAATCAATACGTTTGGCGATAATGCACCCCTTTATATTGTGGATGGAGTGCCTGCGAGAAACATTACTGATTTAACCCTGAAAACATTGAATCCATACAAGTATTGAAAGACGCCTCAGCTTCAGCAATTTATGGCTCTACGTGGTGCAAATGGTGTTATTATTCTTACTACATCCAAAGGAAGAGAGATATCCAGGTAAATTATAGCAACAGATTTAGTATTGATGTACCGAAATCGGGTAATGTTTGGAATGCACTTAATCCACAAGAATATGCCGAGTTAAAATGGATGGCAACGGAAGCTAGGATTTGATCCAAGACCAGATCAATATTATGGAAATGGTGATACACCAACTTTGCCAGATTTCATAGTTCCTATTGGTGCAGCACAGGGTGAGGTTAATCTGGATAATTATTTTGTAGTTCCAGAATACACTGGCGGCGGAAGTCAGTTACAAACTTTTAATCGAATAGTTCGTGCTAACCATCAAGGAACAAATTGGTACGATGAAATATTTGATCCTGCATTAACAATGAATCATAATCTATCTATAAGTGGTGGTGGAGAGCAAGGTAATTTTCTTTTTAGCCATCAATAACTTAGATCAGCAGGGAACCCTCATGGAAACATATAATAAAGAACTTCTTTTAGGGTAAATACACAATTTAACATCTCTGATAACGTGAGAATCGGACAGAACGCGACTTATGTGACTTCTGAAAATCCACAGTCATCTACTCTTTCCAAAGAGGTACAGCTATAGGGCAATCGGTTCGTGCTCACACTATTATTCCAGTACATGATGTAATGGGGAATTTTGCTGGTAATTTTGGATTTCGAAGAGAAATCATCGTAATCCTGTTGCTATGCAATTTCGTAACCGAAACGATTCTTATAACAGAAATAAATTGTTCGGAAGTATATTCGCAGAAGTAAACTTTACTGACAATCTATTTTTAAAACAAGTTTTGGGGGAGATATTAGAAGTCAAAAGAATTCTCTCATTGCCTATCCATCTTTATGAAAGATCAAGAAAATAATGTTAATAGCGCATATAATATAAGTTTCACTGATGAGAATTCTTGGACATGGACAAACACAATTGAGTATCAGTTAAGTTTTAGTGATGTGCATGATCTAGACCTTTTAGTAGGAACGGAAGCTTATAAAGAGAGCCAGTGGTTACAGGGTGCCTCCGTTCAAGATTTTTTCACTCTTGATCCAGATTTTATCAGCCTCTCCACGGGTACTGGCAGAAGATCAACATCAAGTACAGAGTTGGAGAATACTCTATTATCTGGCTTTAGTAAGCGGAATACAGGTATGATGACAAGTATATACTTAATTTTTCTCTGAGAGCTGATGGATCATCCAAGTTTAGGATGAGAGTGGGGAGTGTTTAGAAGTGCTAGTTTCGCTTGGCGCATGTCAAATGGAGGATTTTATTAAAAATGTTTCATGGATATCAGACTTAAAGCTTCGGGCAAGTTATGGTGTAGTGGGGAACCAACTTAATGTAGATCCCGAAAATGCATTTACACTTTTTGCCGCAAGTAACCGTGCACTTACCCTATAGATGGTAGTAATTCCAGTACAACGCAAGGATTTGTACCTGGTCGAATTGGTAACCCTGGGCTAAATGGGAAAAAAATGTGAATGCAAATATTGGTTTCGATGCTTTGTTAGGAGATGAAATACAAGTTGATAGCTGAGTATTATGAGAAGGATATAACTGATTTATTATTTAACCCAGATCTTCCTGGAACAGCAGGCGGTGCTACCCCGCCATTTACAAATGTTGCAAACATTCAGAATCAGGGAGTAGATGCTAATGTTACATACTATGGTAATGTTAATAGTGAATTCGATTACACGTTTACAGTAAACTTTACATCATATAAGAACGAAATTGTAAAAATCACAGATGATATTGAGTGGTTCGGGGTGGATTCACGACGTTGGTCTGAAGATATTGTCCGTAATGAGGTAGGTCAATCAGTATCATCTTTCTATGGATATAAAATCTTGCAGATTCTGAATCAGTCAAGAAGAAATTGATCAAGCAAATGCAGCCTCACCTGATGGGACTTACCAGACTGCAAGCGGAGTAGGTCGGTATAGATATTCCGATGTTAATGGAGATAACCAGATAACAGATGAAGATAGAACATTTTTAGGCGACCCTAATCCGGTTTTTTCATCAGCTTCAATTTGGGTGTTAATTATAAAAATTTCGATTTTAATATGTTTTTTTACGGCTCACAAGGAAATGACATTTGGAATCAGTAAAGTGGCACACAGATTTTTATGGGACACATGATAATGCGAAAAGTAAGGCAGCTTTGTATGACTCCTGGACACCCAAC
Proteins encoded in this window:
- the tnpA gene encoding IS200/IS605 family transposase, whose protein sequence is MANTYTQLYIHYIFSTKHHYPLIQPEFEQRLYKYITGIGREKGYPVLAVGGMADHLHVLVSLSPTISVAKTIQTIKGNSSKWINDCFYPERRQFNWQSGYGAFSIGRSGVNRLKDYIKNQKKHHEKMTFKEEYRMFLEKYGVSWDEKYVWG
- a CDS encoding sigma factor, whose protein sequence is MSSMLPSDIWDQFVSGDHDCFCRLFKGYYEGLYGYGLKLCKDPELVKDAIQNLFITIWERRDELTHITSPNVYLYVSLRRNILRSKKRNARFKDISEHANHEFDIYFGVEELIMKNESRDEQKENLQEALQSACPINRKKFSTCTTTME
- a CDS encoding FecR domain-containing protein — protein: MKEKDFTIQELKEDPSFRRMVRGIASAEEVESWNRWIESSDENRLKAKKALSKMVRFEFRSPDMPNIECEWKQLQEATTGSGKVRKPLPPIRRDKDRSLRWIFRAVAIILLVSFVGIGTYQFSEEDSSVLQLELLTEERTIETEQGEQKTLQFSNGSKVILNSHSSLTYRLGGSKNSTIEITLDGEAWFDADPNRESDQPAFAVATPDGIIRDIGTKFLVTVENGHSRVVLQEGLVEVEPVNNNQGNLSGQNEGRFRVRKGEMVEFRRSDIITRKEINPTFYSSWATGVLELDQSGVQEFAEYVEQRFDVDVQIRDLSLKDIQLNGTVYFRSLDELMRSVSEVIGIPVYRSADRDMVYIGNLK
- a CDS encoding TonB-dependent receptor — encoded protein: MKYKLIAEYYEKDITDLLFNPDLPGTAGGATPPFTNVANIQNQGVDANVTYYGNVNSEFDYTFTVNFTSYKNEIVKITDDIEWFGVDSRRWSEDIVRNEVGQSVSSFYGYKILQILNQSRRN